From Vicugna pacos chromosome 6, VicPac4, whole genome shotgun sequence, a single genomic window includes:
- the LOC140697092 gene encoding small ribosomal subunit protein uS14-like, with amino-acid sequence MFHQELCWSHPRKYSQGSRSCHVCSTQHGLIQKYDLNMYSQCFCQYMEGYRLH; translated from the coding sequence GCTGTGCTGGAGCCATCCGAGAAAATACAGCCAGGGTTCTCGCTCTTGCCACGTCTGCTCAACCCAGCATGGTCTGATCCAGAAATACGACCTCAATATGTACAGCCAGTGTTTCTGCCAGTACATGGAAGGATATCGGCTTCATTAA